A part of Fusarium oxysporum Fo47 chromosome III, complete sequence genomic DNA contains:
- a CDS encoding Alpha/Beta hydrolase protein, with protein sequence MLAQDTSTALVITTTALSTVAFLAIARALLYPVRPKTIRNPLKAGVYDNANADKLKNLVYQPDQFPGARDVETPYGSIRVYEFGPEDGEKVFFVHGISTPCITLGPIALGLAKRGYRVMLFDLFGRGFSDGVADIPHDARLYVSQMLLVLASSPLAWTGTNAFRLVGYSLGGGIAVHFANVFPNLVRDLVLLAPAGLIRAASFGRVSRFLFVSGLVPERILAVATRSRLQKPIAASAKPPPKTPIEAVTTPPLNVAEAEVVPASGEAVTPLEQRVMEYVRWMVTHHNGFVPAFMSSIRFAPLTDQHDAWAKLSKRAPGTTAILLARSDEIIDPDSYRRDALSLVGGEHHVRWRILPGSHDFVMTHAGDILSEIDDMFNTTKM encoded by the exons ATGTTAGCTCAAGATACATCAACGGCCCTCGTGATCACAACGACTGCTCTCTCAACTGTTGCCTTTCTCGCTATCGCCCGCGCACTTCTCTACCCTGTGCGCCCGAAAACCATTCGCAATCCGCTCAAGGCGGGCGTGTACGACAATGCCAATGCTGATAAGTTGAAGAATCTTGTTTATCAACCTGATCAGTTTCCTGGCGCACGAGATGTCGAAACCCCA TACGGAAGCATTCGTGTTTACGAGTTTGGCCCGGAGGACGGTGAAAAGGTCTTCTTTGTGCACGGCATCAGCACACCCTGCATCACTCTTGGGCCTATAGCTCTTGGGCTCGCCAAACGGGGCTATCGTGTGATGCTCTTT GATCTCTTTGGACGTGGTTTCTCCGATGGTGTCGCAGATATTCCACACGATGCCCGTCTCTACGTCTCCCAAATGCTTCTCGTCTTGGCTTCCAGCCCTCTTGCATGGACCGGTACAAACGCCTTCCGCCTTGTAGGCTATTCTCTCGGCGGTGGCATCGCAGTTCACTTTGCCAATGTGTTTCCCAACCTCGTGCGCGACCTTGTGCTCCTTGCACCTGCAGGTCTAATCCGCGCCGCCTCCTTTGGCCGCGTCTCTCGAttcctcttcgtctctgGCCTTGTCCCGGAGCGCATTCTGGCCGTTGCTACACGCAGTCGTCTTCAAAAGCCTATCGCCGCTTCAGCCAAGCCACCTCCCAAGACGCCCATCGAGGCTGTCACTACGCCACCACTCAATGTTGCTGAGGCAGAAGTGGTTCCAGCATCCGGTGAGGCCGTTACGCCGTTGGAGCAACGTGTTATGGAGTATGTGCGCTGGATGGTCACGCATCACAATGGTTTCGTCCCCGCGTTCATGTCGAGCATTCGCTTTGCACCCCTGACCGATCAGCATGACGCCTGGGCCAAGTTGTCCAAGCGTGCTCCTGGCACTACAGCTATTTTACTAGCTAGATCTGACGAGATTATTGATCCGGACTCCTATCGCCGGGATGCACTATCTCTCGTTGGTGGTGAGCACCATGTCCGCTGGCGAATTCTTCCAGGGAGCCATGATTTTGTTATGACGCATGCGGGAGATATCCTTAGTGAGATTGACGACATGTTCAATACTACTAAGATGTGA